From a region of the Candidatus Cloacimonas sp. genome:
- the recG gene encoding ATP-dependent DNA helicase RecG: MAFNMAESKKTTNLNSEVKYLQGVGEHRAKLLNKLGIKTILDLMEHFPKDYISRKLSATLSDLHPGDILAFTAMISWVDVHLSTKGKSILSVGVSDGKVGIICSWFSYPAIYTKLFTPGRLIWLNGTVTEFNNQLEMLHPEFELIDDPEDTKDDFWKKREVLPIYSLTEGIKQKLMRQLIYNAFSLYSSLIEENLPDYLIAKHHFENRNSSLQKMHFSQKPEETGIVRRRFAYEEFFYTQLLWARHKTFHTTQTKGIMFINKKQLTTGVYKKLPFTLTKAQKKVLWEIFADMCSEKQMSRLLQGDVGSGKTVVALFAMLLTVENGYQAAMMAPTEILAEQHYETITNLLKGFEVRVCLLKGGVYKGKEEIKEAIASGAANIVIGTHALLQKDISFKRLGFACVDEQHRFGVEQRARLAKLALHPDLLYLSATPIPRSLAMTVYGDLEVSILDELPPTRKPVLTVIRPSSKIDLVYSEVEEQLALGRQVYIVCPLIEKSEKVALLDATKLYEYISRKVFPEYPACLLHGRMPMKEKDAIMQRFKAGEIKILVSTTVIEVGVDVPNASVMIVEHSERFGLAQLHQLRGRVGRGSAQAYCYLIEHHPISKVAWQRLTTMTKTTDGFIIAEKDLELRGPGEIFGYEQSGMPVFRFANLVRDQDILKLARQDAFEIVRADPDFNLPENALLKKIYFSQLTDKEKLILY, from the coding sequence ATGGCTTTTAATATGGCGGAAAGCAAAAAAACAACGAATTTAAACAGCGAAGTTAAATACCTGCAAGGGGTTGGAGAACATCGTGCAAAGCTTTTAAATAAGCTGGGGATTAAAACCATTTTAGATTTAATGGAGCATTTTCCCAAGGATTATATCAGTCGCAAGTTAAGTGCTACTTTATCGGATTTACATCCCGGGGATATATTAGCGTTCACGGCAATGATTTCCTGGGTGGATGTTCATTTATCAACCAAGGGGAAAAGCATTTTGAGTGTAGGGGTTAGTGATGGCAAGGTAGGGATTATTTGTTCCTGGTTTTCCTATCCGGCAATTTACACCAAGCTATTTACACCGGGACGCTTAATTTGGCTGAATGGAACGGTTACAGAATTTAACAATCAGCTGGAAATGTTACATCCGGAATTTGAATTGATTGATGATCCGGAGGATACGAAGGACGATTTTTGGAAGAAGCGTGAGGTTTTACCGATATATTCATTAACGGAAGGCATCAAGCAAAAGCTTATGCGGCAGCTGATTTACAATGCTTTTTCTCTGTATTCCAGCTTGATAGAAGAGAACTTACCGGATTACCTGATTGCCAAACATCATTTTGAGAACAGGAATTCCTCGTTGCAAAAGATGCATTTCAGTCAAAAACCTGAAGAAACAGGAATCGTGAGAAGGCGTTTTGCCTACGAGGAATTTTTTTACACGCAGCTTTTATGGGCAAGGCACAAGACCTTCCACACCACCCAAACCAAAGGAATTATGTTCATCAATAAGAAGCAGTTAACTACCGGGGTCTATAAAAAACTGCCGTTTACGCTTACTAAAGCTCAGAAGAAAGTGCTGTGGGAAATTTTTGCTGATATGTGTTCCGAAAAGCAGATGAGTCGTTTGTTGCAGGGAGATGTGGGTAGCGGAAAAACGGTTGTAGCGTTGTTTGCAATGCTCTTAACGGTAGAAAACGGTTATCAGGCAGCAATGATGGCTCCTACAGAAATTTTGGCAGAGCAGCATTATGAAACAATCACTAACCTGCTAAAGGGTTTTGAGGTTCGGGTTTGTCTTTTGAAGGGAGGTGTGTATAAAGGAAAAGAAGAAATTAAAGAAGCAATTGCCAGCGGTGCGGCAAATATTGTAATCGGAACTCATGCCCTGTTACAAAAAGATATCAGCTTTAAGCGATTAGGTTTTGCCTGCGTTGACGAACAGCATCGTTTCGGAGTTGAACAACGAGCCAGGTTAGCAAAACTGGCTTTGCATCCTGATTTATTGTATCTTTCCGCAACACCTATTCCCCGCAGTTTGGCGATGACCGTTTATGGAGATTTGGAAGTGAGCATTCTGGATGAGCTTCCTCCCACGCGTAAACCTGTGCTAACGGTTATCCGTCCTTCCAGCAAAATTGATCTTGTTTATAGTGAAGTGGAGGAACAGCTTGCCTTGGGACGGCAGGTTTATATCGTTTGTCCTTTAATTGAAAAATCGGAAAAAGTAGCTCTTCTGGATGCTACCAAGCTCTATGAATATATTTCCCGAAAGGTCTTTCCGGAATATCCCGCCTGTCTTTTGCATGGAAGAATGCCGATGAAAGAAAAAGATGCCATTATGCAAAGGTTCAAAGCCGGGGAAATAAAAATTTTGGTTTCTACCACCGTTATTGAAGTAGGTGTGGATGTTCCCAATGCCAGTGTGATGATTGTAGAGCATTCAGAGCGTTTTGGTTTGGCACAATTACATCAGCTCCGGGGCAGAGTAGGTAGAGGAAGTGCCCAAGCTTACTGCTATCTAATTGAACATCATCCAATTAGCAAAGTTGCCTGGCAGCGGTTAACCACTATGACTAAAACTACGGATGGCTTTATTATTGCCGAAAAAGACCTGGAACTGCGCGGTCCCGGTGAAATTTTCGGCTATGAACAATCCGGAATGCCTGTATTTCGCTTTGCTAATTTAGTCCGAGACCAGGATATATTAAAATTAGCCAGGCAGGATGCCTTTGAAATTGTGCGTGCTGATCCGGATTTTAACCTGCCCGAAAATGCCCTGCTGAAAAAAATATACTTCTCCCAATTAACTGATAAAGAAAAGCTTATCCTCTATTAG